In Hydrogenovibrio marinus, a single genomic region encodes these proteins:
- a CDS encoding HypC/HybG/HupF family hydrogenase formation chaperone, whose translation MCIGVPMEILSCNDLIAHCCNEEEGREQEVDMSLVGNQLMGTWVLVFQGVAREVIETDVLDQVLRARRAMAAALEGGDVDVFFADLINREPELPVLVKQFRTHHVYNFHIQ comes from the coding sequence ATGTGCATAGGTGTTCCCATGGAGATTTTGTCCTGCAATGATTTGATTGCTCATTGTTGCAATGAAGAAGAAGGACGAGAGCAGGAGGTGGACATGTCGCTGGTCGGCAATCAGTTGATGGGTACTTGGGTGTTGGTGTTTCAGGGGGTAGCAAGAGAGGTGATTGAAACAGATGTTTTGGATCAAGTTCTACGAGCAAGAAGAGCGATGGCTGCTGCACTCGAAGGTGGGGATGTGGATGTCTTCTTTGCTGATTTGATTAACAGGGAGCCCGAGTTACCTGTACTGGTCAAGCAATTTCGGACACATCACGTTTATAATTTTCATATTCAATAG
- a CDS encoding YeeE/YedE thiosulfate transporter family protein, producing MLFTVCQYVGISKSKIYATTLFFVGFLVWLLVSVGNVWLLLSGVALGIVFYYFSFGFAGFWKHAILDRKTLGMRSHLVLLAVGGALFFPSLSLFPEFGYNIAGAVRPLGINVFIGAFIFGSGMALMGSCSSGTLKKMGSFDWLFYYVFLWMIIGGTLAASQMGFWLELPSLEPFSVATDIPWYLGLCLHLLVIFVLYRLLLKWEASRYEYIELLVFKGERGVVSSPLLLAATLVVILNYIILLVSHHPWAISWIFPKLGIIGIQELSLPIDWEFWEFSSQNESSLSKRVLDDSIVLTSLGMVIGVSLAFLGQTLVSRREHHHLSSANLTPACSNYEIVKRILFATFTGGMMGYGSVIAFGCNVGGFFSGIISGSLHGWLWLVSALLGMTLTLFIMNNFKRVRA from the coding sequence ATGTTGTTTACAGTTTGTCAATACGTAGGAATTTCGAAAAGCAAGATATACGCTACAACGTTATTTTTTGTAGGTTTTTTGGTGTGGCTTTTAGTGTCAGTTGGAAATGTGTGGTTGTTATTATCAGGGGTGGCATTGGGAATCGTTTTTTATTATTTTAGTTTTGGTTTTGCGGGTTTTTGGAAACATGCAATTCTTGACAGAAAAACATTAGGTATGAGGTCTCATCTTGTTCTTCTTGCAGTAGGCGGCGCGTTATTTTTCCCTTCACTATCTCTTTTCCCTGAATTTGGTTATAACATTGCTGGAGCAGTACGTCCATTGGGTATAAATGTGTTTATTGGAGCATTTATTTTTGGCTCTGGCATGGCTCTAATGGGGAGTTGTTCTTCTGGTACTTTAAAGAAGATGGGATCATTTGATTGGTTATTTTATTATGTATTCTTGTGGATGATTATTGGAGGAACTTTGGCAGCCTCACAAATGGGATTTTGGCTAGAGTTGCCTTCGTTAGAACCGTTTTCGGTAGCTACCGACATTCCTTGGTATTTGGGCTTATGTTTACATTTACTCGTCATATTTGTTTTGTATCGTTTATTATTGAAATGGGAAGCAAGTCGTTATGAATATATTGAACTACTGGTGTTTAAAGGAGAGAGAGGCGTAGTTTCTTCTCCCTTACTTCTAGCGGCAACTCTAGTGGTTATTCTGAACTATATAATTTTATTGGTGAGTCATCACCCATGGGCTATAAGCTGGATATTTCCTAAATTAGGTATTATTGGAATCCAAGAGTTATCTTTACCTATTGACTGGGAATTTTGGGAGTTTAGTTCACAAAATGAAAGTTCTTTGTCCAAAAGGGTTTTGGATGACTCAATAGTTTTGACAAGTTTAGGGATGGTCATCGGTGTATCTTTAGCTTTTTTGGGACAAACATTAGTCTCTAGGAGAGAACATCATCATCTGTCGAGCGCCAATTTAACTCCAGCATGTAGCAATTATGAGATTGTGAAGCGTATATTGTTTGCAACATTTACAGGCGGCATGATGGGATATGGTTCAGTGATAGCTTTTGGCTGCAATGTAGGTGGTTTTTTTAGTGGAATCATTTCCGGAAGTTTACATGGTTGGCTATGGTTAGTTTCAGCCTTGCTGGGAATGACTTTGACACTCTTTATTATGAACAACTTTAAGCGAGTCAGGGCTTGA
- a CDS encoding HyaD/HybD family hydrogenase maturation endopeptidase — translation MKTLVLGIGNLLWADEGFGIRCIEYMDAEYSFDDSVELMDGGTQGIYLAHHVQEADNLIIFDAIDYGMYPGEKRVIRNDAIPNFMGCKKMSLHQTGFQEVLSTAKLMGRYPSQLALIGVQPRLLDDFGGSLTPEVDEQIVPCVEIALRFLKKWGVEYEHRGKKGSEEGLVAKELNKAKYESERPPEWIARRVGDERVLADKNYSLRDTPLYEGISNVKSVPVDGRKLFERNE, via the coding sequence ATGAAAACTTTAGTTTTAGGTATCGGTAATTTACTATGGGCCGATGAAGGATTTGGTATTCGCTGTATTGAGTATATGGATGCGGAGTATTCTTTTGATGACTCTGTTGAGCTAATGGATGGTGGTACTCAGGGGATATATTTAGCTCACCATGTTCAGGAGGCTGATAATCTGATTATTTTTGATGCAATTGATTACGGTATGTATCCAGGAGAAAAGCGTGTTATTCGTAATGATGCTATTCCGAATTTTATGGGCTGTAAGAAAATGAGTTTACATCAGACGGGGTTTCAAGAAGTTTTGTCTACAGCAAAGTTAATGGGGAGGTATCCGAGCCAACTTGCATTGATTGGTGTTCAACCCCGATTATTAGATGATTTTGGCGGTTCGTTAACGCCTGAGGTTGATGAGCAGATAGTTCCTTGTGTGGAGATTGCGCTGCGCTTTTTAAAAAAATGGGGAGTGGAATATGAGCATAGAGGTAAGAAGGGAAGTGAAGAAGGTCTTGTTGCAAAGGAATTGAATAAAGCTAAGTATGAAAGTGAGCGCCCACCGGAATGGATAGCAAGAAGAGTTGGTGATGAAAGAGTGCTGGCTGACAAGAATTACAGTCTGCGTGATACCCCTCTTTATGAGGGAATTAGTAATGTTAAGTCTGTTCCTGTAGATGGTCGTAAATTATTTGAAAGGAATGAGTGA
- a CDS encoding nickel-dependent hydrogenase large subunit encodes MSVLNTPNHYKMDNSGRRVVIDPVTRIEGHMRCEVNVDENNVIQNAVSTGTMWRGLEVILRGRDPRDAWAFVERICGVCTGCHALASVRAVEDALDIKIPHNATLIREIMAKTLQIHDHIVHFYHLHALDWVNPVNALKADPQATSELQKLVSPHHPMSSPGYFKDIQIRIQKFVDSGQLGIFKNGYWSNPAYKLSPEADLMAVTHYLEALDFQKEIVKIHAIFGGKNPHPNYMVGGVPCAINIDGDMAAGAPINMERLNFVKSLIEQGRTFNTNVYVPDVIAIAAFYRDWLYGGGLSATNVMDYGAYPKTPYDKSTDQLPGGAIINGDWGKIHPVDPRDPEQVQEFVTHSWYKYPDETKGLHPWDGITEPNYELGSKTKGSRTNIIEIDESAKYSWIKSPRWRGHAVEVGPLARYILAYAQGVEYVKTQVHTSLNRFNAVCRLLDPNHKDITDLKAFLGSTIGRTLARALESEYCGDMMLDDFNQLISNIKNGDSSTANTDKWDPSSWPEHAKGVGTVAAPRGALAHWIVIEKGKIKNYQCVVPTTWNGSPRDPKGNIGAFEASLMGTPMERPDEPVEVLRTLHSFDPCLACSTHVMSEEGEEMATVKVR; translated from the coding sequence ATGAGCGTATTAAACACACCAAACCACTATAAGATGGACAACTCCGGTCGTCGAGTAGTCATTGATCCTGTTACTCGTATCGAAGGCCACATGCGTTGTGAAGTCAACGTTGATGAAAACAATGTCATCCAAAATGCCGTATCCACAGGCACTATGTGGCGAGGCCTTGAGGTTATTCTTCGCGGACGCGACCCTCGTGACGCATGGGCATTTGTAGAACGCATATGTGGTGTCTGCACTGGCTGCCATGCTTTGGCATCAGTTCGAGCGGTTGAGGATGCTCTAGATATCAAAATTCCGCACAATGCCACTTTAATTCGCGAAATTATGGCCAAAACACTTCAAATTCATGACCATATTGTGCATTTCTACCATTTACATGCTCTAGACTGGGTCAATCCAGTAAATGCTTTGAAGGCAGATCCTCAGGCAACCTCTGAACTACAAAAACTAGTCTCACCGCATCACCCAATGTCTAGCCCTGGCTACTTCAAAGACATTCAAATCAGAATCCAAAAGTTCGTAGATTCTGGGCAACTCGGAATCTTCAAGAATGGTTATTGGAGTAACCCCGCCTATAAATTATCTCCCGAAGCAGATCTTATGGCTGTTACCCACTATCTTGAAGCTCTGGACTTCCAAAAAGAAATCGTCAAAATCCATGCGATATTCGGTGGTAAAAACCCTCACCCTAACTATATGGTTGGAGGTGTGCCTTGTGCAATAAACATCGATGGAGATATGGCCGCGGGTGCCCCTATAAACATGGAGCGTTTAAACTTTGTCAAATCACTTATAGAACAAGGGCGAACCTTTAACACCAATGTCTATGTACCCGACGTTATAGCTATCGCAGCTTTCTATCGCGACTGGCTATATGGTGGAGGGCTATCCGCGACAAACGTTATGGATTATGGCGCATACCCTAAAACTCCATATGATAAATCTACAGATCAACTACCTGGAGGTGCAATCATTAATGGAGATTGGGGGAAAATTCATCCAGTTGACCCTAGAGATCCTGAGCAGGTTCAAGAATTTGTCACTCATTCTTGGTACAAATACCCAGACGAAACAAAAGGACTTCATCCATGGGATGGTATTACAGAGCCAAACTATGAACTAGGATCTAAAACAAAAGGGTCGAGAACAAACATCATCGAAATCGACGAATCTGCAAAATATTCCTGGATCAAATCCCCGCGCTGGAGGGGGCATGCTGTCGAAGTAGGGCCACTTGCACGCTATATACTTGCCTATGCCCAAGGCGTTGAATACGTTAAGACTCAGGTTCACACAAGCCTAAATAGGTTTAACGCTGTATGTCGTTTGCTAGACCCAAACCATAAAGACATCACCGACCTGAAAGCTTTCCTTGGATCAACAATCGGCCGAACTCTTGCTCGTGCTCTTGAATCAGAGTATTGCGGAGACATGATGCTAGATGACTTCAACCAATTGATCAGCAACATTAAAAACGGTGATAGCAGTACGGCTAATACAGACAAGTGGGATCCTTCGAGCTGGCCTGAACATGCCAAAGGTGTGGGAACAGTTGCAGCTCCTCGCGGTGCTCTGGCGCACTGGATTGTTATTGAGAAAGGAAAGATCAAAAACTACCAGTGTGTTGTGCCAACAACTTGGAATGGCTCTCCTCGTGACCCTAAAGGAAATATAGGAGCTTTTGAAGCATCTCTTATGGGAACTCCAATGGAACGCCCAGATGAACCGGTCGAAGTACTTCGTACCCTTCACAGTTTTGATCCGTGCTTAGCGTGTTCAACGCATGTTATGAGTGAAGAAGGCGAAGAAATGGCGACCGTCAAGGTTCGATAA
- a CDS encoding 5'-nucleotidase C-terminal domain-containing protein, whose translation MSLNRREFLHVMSMAAAAGMLPGTASAMSSSPAKKGAAASMDMYNLPMKGKVRLLHITDTHAQLKPIFFREPNVNLGTGPAFGKLPHVVGHKLIKELGIEENTPLSYAFSFLNFQDAADQYGKVGGFAHIKTLLDKLRETAGGRDNTLTMDGGDLWHGSGTALWTRAQDMVEASNIIGVDIMTGHWEFTYHEEEVLANLQKFKGEFLAQNIRIKEDSLFGDDYKDMVERHGGIGLFNEDEARAFKPYTIKIVNGERIAVVGQAFPRTANANPQSNFPDWSFGLRVDALQDTVNKIRQTEKVAAVVMISHNGMDVDIKMASQVSGIDAIFGGHTHDGIPKTINIKTPEGGVCYVTNAGSNGKFVGCMDLDIQNGKLKGVNYTLLPVFSNVLPADKEVDAFLTQLYLKKYDDNVVESRDPSRAYSKERLGKTYGEILSEELAVAEDTLYRRGNFMGTWDQIIVNALREEHDTQIAMSAGVRWGTSVLAGETITMERVMDETSMTYGETYKSEVSGAQMKDILEGICENLFQKDPYLQSGGDMVRLGGMDYTCEPNATLGNRITEMRLDDGTPLEPNKKYTVAGWAQVEAVGSGRLMWDVTADYLRRHKNDMKLKKVNHPSLKGVKNNPGIEAYPGKML comes from the coding sequence ATGTCTTTAAATCGTCGTGAATTTCTTCATGTGATGTCTATGGCCGCAGCGGCAGGTATGTTGCCAGGTACTGCGAGCGCAATGTCATCTAGCCCAGCTAAAAAAGGTGCTGCGGCATCAATGGATATGTATAACTTACCAATGAAAGGTAAAGTTCGTTTACTACACATTACTGATACGCATGCGCAGTTAAAGCCTATCTTCTTCCGTGAGCCAAACGTTAACCTTGGAACAGGCCCTGCATTTGGTAAATTGCCGCACGTTGTTGGTCATAAATTGATCAAAGAACTAGGCATTGAAGAAAACACGCCTTTATCTTATGCGTTCTCATTCTTGAACTTCCAAGACGCTGCAGACCAGTATGGTAAAGTTGGTGGTTTTGCTCATATCAAAACATTGCTAGACAAGCTACGTGAAACGGCCGGTGGTCGTGATAACACATTGACTATGGATGGTGGTGACCTTTGGCATGGTTCAGGGACTGCTCTTTGGACGCGTGCGCAAGACATGGTTGAAGCTTCTAACATTATCGGTGTTGACATCATGACTGGTCACTGGGAATTTACTTACCATGAAGAAGAAGTTCTAGCGAACCTTCAGAAGTTCAAAGGTGAATTCTTGGCACAAAACATCCGTATCAAAGAAGATTCACTATTTGGTGATGACTATAAAGATATGGTTGAGCGTCATGGTGGAATCGGTCTGTTCAACGAAGACGAAGCGCGTGCATTCAAGCCTTACACTATTAAGATTGTAAATGGTGAGCGTATTGCTGTTGTTGGTCAAGCTTTTCCACGTACAGCAAATGCTAACCCTCAATCAAACTTCCCAGATTGGTCATTCGGTCTTCGTGTAGATGCACTTCAGGATACGGTTAACAAAATCCGTCAAACAGAGAAGGTTGCTGCTGTTGTAATGATTTCTCACAACGGTATGGATGTTGATATCAAAATGGCATCACAAGTTAGCGGTATTGACGCTATCTTCGGTGGTCACACGCATGATGGTATTCCAAAAACAATCAACATTAAAACACCAGAAGGTGGTGTTTGTTACGTAACTAATGCTGGTTCAAACGGTAAGTTTGTTGGTTGTATGGATCTAGATATCCAAAACGGTAAATTGAAAGGTGTCAACTATACGTTACTACCTGTATTCTCAAATGTACTACCTGCTGACAAAGAAGTTGATGCTTTCTTGACGCAATTGTATTTGAAAAAATACGACGACAACGTTGTAGAGTCTCGTGATCCTTCACGTGCATACAGCAAAGAACGTCTAGGTAAAACTTATGGTGAAATCCTAAGTGAAGAACTAGCAGTAGCTGAAGATACACTATACCGTCGTGGTAACTTCATGGGTACTTGGGACCAAATCATCGTAAATGCATTGCGTGAAGAGCATGATACTCAAATCGCTATGTCTGCAGGTGTTCGTTGGGGTACTTCTGTTCTAGCTGGTGAAACCATCACTATGGAACGCGTTATGGATGAAACTTCTATGACTTATGGTGAAACTTATAAGTCAGAAGTTTCTGGTGCTCAAATGAAAGATATCCTAGAAGGTATCTGTGAAAACTTATTCCAAAAAGACCCATACCTACAGTCTGGTGGTGATATGGTACGTCTTGGTGGTATGGACTACACTTGTGAGCCAAACGCTACTCTTGGTAACCGTATCACAGAGATGCGCTTGGATGACGGTACACCTCTTGAGCCAAACAAAAAGTACACTGTTGCTGGTTGGGCGCAAGTTGAAGCAGTTGGAAGCGGTCGCTTGATGTGGGACGTAACAGCTGATTACCTACGTCGCCATAAAAACGACATGAAGCTTAAGAAAGTAAACCACCCATCACTTAAGGGTGTTAAAAACAACCCAGGTATCGAAGCATACCCAGGTAAAATGCTTTAA
- a CDS encoding elongation factor-1 alpha, with amino-acid sequence MLTHGMADGKFGLSVNDIVYSYYGNRTGSTLEAKLNGSMKMNAPPEARFTLIQWARDGAPKSQWEPKIKPIVDKYCAKCHGVIPGIPDIPKYDVIKLFAKVDHGATETSMVRVAHIHLFGISFIFFFVGLIFSMSVSWNRWVKGTLIFIPFAFLVIDVASWWLTKSNPEYAWLVIIGGFGYSLASSIMIFTSLYQMWIMPWIGKKSDINTWQG; translated from the coding sequence ATGTTAACTCATGGTATGGCTGACGGAAAGTTTGGCTTATCAGTGAATGATATTGTTTACAGTTATTACGGAAACCGTACAGGTTCAACGCTAGAAGCAAAACTCAACGGCTCAATGAAAATGAATGCGCCACCGGAGGCTCGTTTTACTTTGATTCAATGGGCGCGTGACGGTGCCCCAAAGTCTCAGTGGGAACCGAAAATCAAGCCAATAGTCGACAAGTATTGTGCTAAGTGTCATGGTGTGATTCCTGGTATTCCTGACATTCCGAAGTACGATGTCATTAAATTATTTGCAAAAGTTGATCATGGTGCTACGGAAACCTCTATGGTACGTGTCGCGCATATCCATTTGTTTGGGATTTCATTTATTTTCTTCTTTGTTGGGCTGATTTTCTCCATGTCTGTCAGCTGGAACCGGTGGGTGAAAGGAACTCTTATCTTCATTCCATTTGCGTTTTTGGTGATAGATGTGGCTTCTTGGTGGTTGACCAAGAGCAACCCTGAATATGCATGGCTTGTAATCATTGGTGGTTTTGGGTATAGCTTGGCTTCTTCGATTATGATTTTTACTTCGCTGTATCAAATGTGGATTATGCCGTGGATAGGCAAAAAGTCTGACATAAACACTTGGCAAGGCTAG
- a CDS encoding LysR substrate-binding domain-containing protein translates to MTLTQIKLLIELNKTNLNLSLASQNLHIVQSAGSRQLKLLEDELGFPIFVRHSKKLVSFTLDGEKILEQAKIICMAQKNIQTVSEACKNPHKGCIRLGTTHTQARYVLPRVLSIFKQTHPDTKFHIEESSPENLYNMLKKDIIDIAICSEVLADKEELEALSGYKWSHLLIAPHKHPVWNTDLSLEKLLNFPILSYRKGFSHSDKVACALKALNPQFQFEIVASDADVIKTYVRQGFGIGIVAQMAFEDSDKIDLRSHFLTKELGFSTAFCASLKKRILAPYQQALVDSFLSVQLNQ, encoded by the coding sequence ATGACTCTTACACAAATTAAATTACTCATTGAACTCAATAAAACCAACTTAAATTTATCACTCGCATCTCAAAACCTTCATATAGTGCAGTCTGCAGGCAGCAGGCAGCTTAAGCTTCTTGAAGACGAGTTAGGGTTTCCTATATTTGTCCGCCATTCAAAAAAACTAGTATCCTTTACATTGGATGGAGAAAAAATTCTTGAGCAAGCAAAAATTATTTGCATGGCACAGAAGAATATTCAAACAGTAAGCGAAGCCTGTAAAAATCCGCATAAAGGATGTATTAGACTTGGCACCACTCACACTCAGGCTCGTTACGTTCTCCCGCGAGTATTATCGATTTTCAAGCAAACACATCCTGATACAAAATTTCATATTGAAGAAAGCTCTCCAGAAAACTTATATAACATGCTTAAAAAAGATATTATTGATATAGCAATTTGTTCTGAAGTTTTAGCCGACAAAGAGGAGTTAGAGGCTCTTAGTGGCTATAAATGGTCTCATTTATTAATAGCCCCCCACAAGCACCCTGTTTGGAACACGGATTTAAGTCTAGAAAAACTATTGAATTTTCCAATTCTTTCTTACAGAAAAGGCTTTAGCCATAGTGATAAGGTTGCATGCGCTTTAAAGGCATTAAACCCTCAATTTCAATTTGAAATCGTTGCTTCTGACGCTGATGTTATCAAAACATATGTACGTCAAGGATTTGGAATAGGAATCGTTGCGCAAATGGCGTTTGAAGACAGTGATAAGATCGATTTAAGATCTCATTTTTTAACAAAGGAGCTCGGATTTTCCACAGCATTTTGCGCCTCCTTAAAAAAACGCATTTTAGCTCCTTACCAACAGGCTTTAGTAGATTCATTTCTAAGCGTACAATTGAACCAATAA
- the cybH gene encoding Ni/Fe-hydrogenase, b-type cytochrome subunit, protein MSDANLTGVDKVYVYEAPIRLWHWINMLAIIVLGITGYLIGNPLPTMSGEASDHYLMGTIRFLHFSAAYIFAIGFAGRIYWAFVGNHHARELFYVPIWRASWRKGFIDELKWYLFLKKEPGKHEGHNPMAQLAMFSMFVLGSILMIFTGFALYGEGTGPGSWANQLFGWVIPLFGQSQDVHSWHRLGLWIIVVFVIAHVYVAIREDIMSRQSMVSTMISGWRFFKDKR, encoded by the coding sequence ATGAGTGATGCCAATTTAACGGGTGTAGACAAAGTTTATGTGTATGAAGCCCCTATACGACTCTGGCACTGGATAAATATGTTGGCCATTATTGTACTTGGAATAACTGGCTATTTAATAGGCAATCCTTTACCAACGATGAGCGGCGAAGCATCAGATCACTACCTGATGGGAACTATTCGTTTTCTACATTTCAGTGCGGCCTATATTTTTGCAATTGGTTTTGCAGGTCGAATTTATTGGGCTTTTGTAGGGAATCATCACGCTCGTGAACTGTTTTATGTACCAATCTGGCGTGCCTCATGGCGTAAAGGATTTATTGACGAATTAAAATGGTATCTATTTCTAAAAAAAGAACCTGGCAAGCATGAAGGTCATAACCCTATGGCACAACTTGCAATGTTTAGTATGTTTGTCCTTGGCTCCATTTTAATGATCTTTACTGGGTTTGCACTTTATGGAGAGGGAACAGGCCCTGGAAGTTGGGCAAATCAGTTGTTTGGATGGGTAATACCACTTTTTGGTCAAAGCCAAGATGTCCATTCGTGGCACCGACTTGGTCTATGGATTATCGTTGTTTTTGTAATTGCCCATGTATATGTCGCAATCCGCGAAGATATTATGTCTCGCCAATCAATGGTTAGCACAATGATTAGCGGATGGCGTTTCTTTAAAGATAAACGATAA
- a CDS encoding hydrogenase small subunit, with the protein MSSQVETFYEVMRRQGITRRSFLKYCSLTAAALGLSPAYANKIAHAMETKPRTPVIWLHGLECTCCSESFIRSAHPLAKDVVLSMISLDYDDTLMAASGHAAEAILDEIKEKYKGNYILAVEGNPPLNQDGMSCIIGGRPFSEQLKRMADDAKAIISWGSCASWGCVQAAKPNPTQATPVHKFLGGGYDKPIIKVPGCPPIAEVMTGVITYMLTFDRIPELDRQGRPKMFYSQRIHDKCYRRPHFDAGQFVEEWDDEGARKGYCLYKVGCKGPTTYNACSTVRWNGGTSFPIQSGHGCIGCSEDGFWDKGSFYSRDTEMNAFGIEATADDIGKTAIGVVGAAVVAHAAISAVKAAQKKGDK; encoded by the coding sequence ATGTCATCTCAAGTTGAAACGTTCTATGAAGTCATGCGGCGCCAAGGAATTACGCGTCGCAGCTTTTTGAAATACTGTAGCCTTACTGCGGCTGCATTAGGGCTTAGTCCTGCTTATGCGAACAAAATTGCTCATGCGATGGAAACAAAGCCTCGCACGCCTGTTATCTGGTTGCATGGTTTGGAATGTACGTGTTGTTCAGAATCCTTTATTCGTTCTGCTCACCCACTAGCAAAAGACGTAGTGTTATCCATGATCTCTCTGGATTATGACGACACCCTCATGGCAGCCTCTGGACATGCAGCGGAAGCGATTCTTGATGAAATTAAAGAAAAATATAAAGGAAACTATATTCTTGCGGTAGAAGGGAACCCTCCGCTTAATCAGGATGGAATGTCCTGCATTATCGGTGGCCGCCCTTTTTCCGAACAATTAAAACGCATGGCCGATGATGCAAAAGCTATCATTTCATGGGGTTCTTGCGCGTCATGGGGATGCGTACAGGCAGCAAAACCAAACCCTACGCAGGCCACGCCAGTACATAAATTTCTTGGCGGCGGGTATGACAAACCGATTATCAAAGTGCCTGGGTGTCCTCCAATTGCTGAAGTCATGACTGGCGTCATTACCTATATGCTAACCTTTGATCGCATCCCTGAGCTGGACCGACAAGGTCGTCCTAAAATGTTCTACTCACAACGTATTCATGATAAATGCTACCGCCGCCCTCACTTTGATGCCGGTCAATTTGTAGAAGAGTGGGATGACGAAGGTGCTCGTAAAGGTTACTGTTTATACAAAGTTGGATGCAAAGGCCCAACAACTTATAACGCCTGCTCAACCGTCCGTTGGAATGGAGGAACTTCCTTCCCGATTCAATCTGGTCATGGCTGTATCGGCTGTTCTGAAGATGGGTTCTGGGACAAAGGATCCTTCTACTCACGCGATACAGAGATGAACGCATTTGGCATTGAAGCAACGGCAGACGATATTGGTAAAACCGCCATCGGTGTTGTCGGTGCAGCAGTAGTCGCTCATGCAGCGATAAGTGCTGTAAAAGCGGCTCAAAAGAAAGGAGATAAATAA
- a CDS encoding IS3 family transposase (programmed frameshift) — translation MNQKRVYKTYTKEFKQEAVALVTEQGYSVAEAAQALGVNPNLLYKWKDKLEAQTNGAALSDNEREELKKLRAENKRLRMEKDILKKASGLLRPRNALGFEFIHTLAQEGYSVKLSCKVMSFSRSGYYDWIKRPKAIITEEQLRLYRRAKALFIASRNSLGSRELMKRLRKEGFKVGRHKVIKLMEILNLKVEQRVAFKVTTKRDPSHAVADNLVNMDFNPTGMNQVWAGDITYLKTAQGWLYLSVVMDLYSRRIIGWSISPRMTTELVLESLKQAYWLRKPPKGVIFHSDRGSQYTSDAFRAQLKQFKIRASMGDVGACWDNAVVERFFGSLKHDWLLKVHQPNHEHMIDDVKAYMRYYNLERLHTSNGDMSPIEYENYKRDVSEIA, via the exons ATGAATCAGAAGCGAGTTTATAAAACTTACACCAAAGAATTTAAACAAGAAGCGGTCGCGCTTGTCACTGAACAAGGTTATAGCGTTGCTGAAGCGGCGCAAGCGCTAGGCGTTAATCCAAACTTGCTTTACAAGTGGAAAGACAAGCTTGAAGCGCAAACCAATGGTGCGGCCTTAAGCGATAATGAGCGTGAAGAACTCAAAAAGCTGCGAGCTGAAAACAAGCGGCTTCGAATGGAAAAAGACATTTTAAAAAAGGCCTCAG GCCTTCTTCGCCCGAGAAATGCACTAGGATTTGAGTTTATCCATACGTTGGCGCAAGAAGGCTACTCGGTTAAATTAAGCTGTAAGGTGATGAGTTTTAGCCGCTCCGGCTATTACGATTGGATCAAGCGTCCCAAGGCTATTATTACCGAAGAACAACTGCGACTGTATCGGCGAGCTAAAGCCCTTTTTATAGCCAGTCGAAACAGTCTCGGTTCACGAGAACTGATGAAGCGATTACGTAAAGAAGGCTTTAAGGTTGGGCGCCACAAAGTCATCAAGTTAATGGAAATCTTAAACCTAAAGGTTGAACAGCGTGTTGCATTCAAAGTCACCACAAAACGGGACCCAAGCCACGCTGTGGCAGATAACCTTGTGAACATGGACTTTAACCCCACAGGCATGAATCAAGTGTGGGCCGGTGATATCACCTATTTAAAAACCGCACAGGGTTGGCTATACCTGAGCGTGGTGATGGACTTGTACTCACGCCGGATTATCGGTTGGTCAATCAGCCCGCGCATGACCACCGAACTCGTGCTTGAGTCGCTCAAGCAAGCCTACTGGCTTAGAAAGCCGCCCAAAGGGGTGATCTTCCATAGTGATCGTGGATCACAATACACCAGTGACGCATTTAGAGCGCAGCTGAAACAATTCAAAATCCGAGCCTCAATGGGCGATGTTGGCGCGTGTTGGGATAATGCCGTGGTTGAAAGGTTCTTTGGCAGTTTAAAGCATGACTGGCTGCTCAAAGTACATCAACCTAACCATGAGCATATGATTGACGATGTGAAAGCGTATATGCGTTATTACAACTTAGAAAGGCTTCATACAAGCAATGGTGACATGAGTCCTATTGAATATGAAAATTATAAACGTGATGTGTCCGAAATTGCTTGA